The DNA sequence ATAGTGACACTCGGTCGTCGCTCTCGGAGTAGGATAGTGATAGATATCAAGATTCCAGATGAAGCGTTACAAGATTGGCAGGAAGCGTTAGAGACCCTAGCCCAGGCGTTTGATGGCAGTCTTTTCCTGTTAGCCCTCACCGCCAGCGATGGTCTGACGCCACAGCTTAGCCTGTGCGATGACAATCAGGTCCATCGCCAGAGTGTCGCCCAGCTTTGCGCCCAGGGACTCAGCCTGTTTCGAGACTATATCGAACATCCCCATCATCCCCGTGAACCTGTCGATGTCGGCGGCATCATACTGCATCCGCTCTTCTGGCCTTCCCAGGCCCTCTATGGCGCCCTGTGTCTGGTGCCAAACGAACAAGCCAACCACAATAAGCGGCTAAATACTCAGGTCAAGCTGACCTGTCAGGCGATGCAATATGCCCTGATTAACCTCTATCAGACCCATCGCCAGCAGTTAATAGAGATAGCGCCGCAAGCGGCGCCGAATGTGGATCTGCAACTCTTCATCGACAGCCTGCAGGAGCATGTGTGGATGAAGGATGTGGCGGGGCGCTATGTGCTGATCAACCACAGCGTCGAGATCGCCTGGGGGCGTAGCAAAGAGCAGCTGCTCAATCGCACCGACGATGAGATCTTCTCCCCCGAGCTGGCCGAAGAGTTTGTTCAGGGGGATTATGAATCAATCGTGCGCGGCGTGCAGGTGACTGCCGCCGAGTGCGAGGCTAAAGATATCGACCAGTCCAACTCCTGGCTGGAGACCACTAAGGTCCCGGTCGTCTCGCCCGACGGCACTCTGGAGGGAGTGATCGGCATCTCCCGTAACATCACCTCCCATAAGGCGGCCCAGGAACAGCTGGAGCTGGCGGCCAACATCTTCGAAAACTCGGTGGAAGGTGTGGTGATCACCGATGCCAGCGGCAATATCATCGAGGTTCATGGCGCCTTTACCGAGATCACCGGCTATAGCCGCGACGAGGTGCTGGGGGAAAATCCACGCATCTTAAATTCCGGCCGTCACGACAAGGCCTTCTTCGAGCGCCTGTGGCGCTCGTTGCTGACCAACGGCAAGTGGCACGGTGAGATCTGGAACCGCCGTAAGAGCGGCGCCATCTATCCAGAGCAACTCACCATCAGCTCCATGTATGGCGACGATCATCAGGTGCGCTACTTCGTCGCCGTGTTTGCCGATATCTCGGCCCAGAAGCAGAGCGAGAAGGAGCTGGCGCGGCTGGTGTACCACGACCCGCTGACCAAGTTGCCTAACCGCATGATGCTGTCGGCCAACCTGGAGCAGGAGCTGAGACACGCCGCCCGTGAAGAGACGGAGCTGGCGCTGATCTTCATCGACGTGGATCTGTTTAAACATATCAATGACAGCTACGGCCATGTGACCGGCGATGCCATCTTGGTGGAGGTCGCCAGACGTCTGGGACAGAAGCTGGGGGAAGAGGCGACCCTGGCCAGGCTGGGCAGTGATGAGTTTATCGCCGTCCTGCCCCATGTGGAGAGTGACGACAGCGTCTCCCTCATGGTGAGTCGACTGCGCGAAGCCTTCGATGCGCCCTTCTTGCTGGATGATGAAGGCAGCGTGCGCCTCACCGCCAGCATGGGGGTGGCCATCTATCCGGGTGATGGCGAGAGCGGCGACACCCTGCTGCGTAACGCCGACACCGCCATGCACAGGGCCAAGGCCAATGGCCGCAACAACTACGCCTTCTATACTCAATCTCTGACCCTGGCTTCGGTGGAGCATCTTAAGCTACAGAGTGCGCTGCACGATGCCATCAACAAGGATGCCTTCTATCTGGTGTATCAGCCCAAGTTGGCGCTGGGCACGGGTCAGTGTGTCGGCTTCGAGGCGCTGCTGCGCTGGGAAGACCCACAGCTTGGCACTATCTCGCCGGCCATCTTCATCCCTGTGGCAGAAAATATAGGCCTGATCAACGAGATAGGTCTCTGGGTGCTGAAACAGGCGGCGACTCAGGGGGCTCAATGGTTAGCCGAGGGCAAGCGCTTTGGTCGCATCTCGGTGAACGTGGCCGGGCCTCAGTTGCAGCAGAAACAGTTTTGCGCCCAGGTGAAACGCGTGCTCGACGAGGCGGGACTGCCGCCCGAGTATCTGGAGCTTGAGGTCACCGAGAGCTGCATGATGTCCGATCCCCTGGCGGTGATCGAGGTGCTTAAACAATTGGGTGAGCTCGGGGTCGAGCTGTCGGTGGATGA is a window from the Shewanella loihica PV-4 genome containing:
- a CDS encoding sensor domain-containing protein, which codes for MIDIKIPDEALQDWQEALETLAQAFDGSLFLLALTASDGLTPQLSLCDDNQVHRQSVAQLCAQGLSLFRDYIEHPHHPREPVDVGGIILHPLFWPSQALYGALCLVPNEQANHNKRLNTQVKLTCQAMQYALINLYQTHRQQLIEIAPQAAPNVDLQLFIDSLQEHVWMKDVAGRYVLINHSVEIAWGRSKEQLLNRTDDEIFSPELAEEFVQGDYESIVRGVQVTAAECEAKDIDQSNSWLETTKVPVVSPDGTLEGVIGISRNITSHKAAQEQLELAANIFENSVEGVVITDASGNIIEVHGAFTEITGYSRDEVLGENPRILNSGRHDKAFFERLWRSLLTNGKWHGEIWNRRKSGAIYPEQLTISSMYGDDHQVRYFVAVFADISAQKQSEKELARLVYHDPLTKLPNRMMLSANLEQELRHAAREETELALIFIDVDLFKHINDSYGHVTGDAILVEVARRLGQKLGEEATLARLGSDEFIAVLPHVESDDSVSLMVSRLREAFDAPFLLDDEGSVRLTASMGVAIYPGDGESGDTLLRNADTAMHRAKANGRNNYAFYTQSLTLASVEHLKLQSALHDAINKDAFYLVYQPKLALGTGQCVGFEALLRWEDPQLGTISPAIFIPVAENIGLINEIGLWVLKQAATQGAQWLAEGKRFGRISVNVAGPQLQQKQFCAQVKRVLDEAGLPPEYLELEVTESCMMSDPLAVIEVLKQLGELGVELSVDDFGTGYSSLNYLKRLPIHKLKIDQSFIRDIPRDGNNTAIAKAVIALGHALNLCIIAEGVETPEQAAFLEAAGCDQAQGYLYSKPRMVEELAEFLG